A stretch of the Erpetoichthys calabaricus chromosome 3, fErpCal1.3, whole genome shotgun sequence genome encodes the following:
- the LOC114647615 gene encoding zona pellucida sperm-binding protein 3-like, with the protein MGCNSLCQLLLAFELFNFYCIEVSAALRYRRPGLTSKEYKAVITPSETVQQQKAGSPETVSAQCTEWNVIVTINPDLLGIQHPVQASDLTIGGCGVTSQTPTAFVIEAPLQGCGSNVTMVADEIVYYFTLDYNPSPIPGLPIVRTNPAVVQIECHYPRNHNVSSNSLNPTWVPYTSTISAQDVLGFSLVIMNSDWSGPSSSSIFYLGDLLNLQASVDNTNHVPLRIFVDNCVASSTSNGSAPTYTFIGNSGCFTDSKVTGSNSQFITPRTTPSTLQFELDAFRFYGVAASSVFITCRLKVTLASQAIDSLNKACTYITGLSQWTSVDGSDPVCSCCDTNCATGLHKRRLDKARPRPRRSAQSMPVEWEKTLVVGPLFFEGKPQPAVSEHLTATEVKPSGASVLVLGTVLVVLALACSAFLPFLLYRKPQISN; encoded by the exons ATGGGGTGTAACTCGCTCTGCCAGTTACTGCTGGCCTTTGAACTGTTTAATTTTTACTGTATTGAAGTTTCTGCTGCTCTTAGGTACAGGAGGCCCGGCTTGACTTCAAAAGAGTACAAGGCAGTAATTACACCGAGTGAGACCGTGCAACAGCAAAAAGCGGGGTCGCCCGAAACGGTATCTGCCCAATGCACGGAGTGGAACGTTATCGTGACCATCAACCCTGATTTGCTGGGCATTCAGCATCCTGTCCAGGCGTCCGATTTGACAATAGGAGGATGTGGAGTGACCAGCCAAACACCAACTGCCTTCGTGATAGAAGCTCCGTTACAGGGATGTGGCAGCAACGTTACG ATGGTTGCAGATGAAATTGTGTACTACTTCACTCTGGACTATAATCCCTCTCCAATTCCTGGTCTCCCCATTGTGAGAACCAACCCAGCTGTGGTGCAGATTGAATGTCATTACCCCAG GAACCACAATGTCAGCAGTAATTCACTGAATCCCACTTGGGTCCCATATACCTCCACCATATCTGCTCAGGATGTTTTGGGATTCTCTCTGGTTATAATGAACA GTGACTGGAGTGGACCAAGTTCCTCCAGCATCTTCTACCTAGGTGACCTCCTCAACCTACAGGCATCTGTTGACAACACTAACCATGTGCCTCTGCGGATCTTTGTGGACAACTGTGTGGCTTCATCCACTTCAAATGGTTCTGCCCCAACATACACCTTTATTGGCAACAGTGG GTGTTTTACTGACAGCAAAGTGACTGGGTCCAATTCCCAATTCATAACTCCTAGAACTACTCCATCCACCCTCCAGTTTGAACTTGATGCCTTCAGGTTCTATGGTGTGGCTGCAAGCTCT GTCTTCATTACCTGTCGTCTGAAAGTGACTTTGGCTTCCCAGGCCATTGACTCCTTGAACAAGGCCTGCACCTACATAACTGGACTGAGCCA GTGGACCTCTGTGGATGGCAGTGACCCAGTATGTAGCTGCTGTGATACCAACTGTGCTACTGGCCTCCATAAAAGGAGATTAGACAAGGCTAGACCTAGACCAAGGAGAAGTG CACAAAGCATGCCAGTTGAATGGGAGAAGACTCTTGTGGTTGGTCCCCTATTCTTTGAAGGGAAGCCTCAACCTGCAGTATCTGAACATCTGACTGCTACAGAAGTGAAGCCATCAG GTGCCTCTGTGCTCGTCCTGGGCACTGTGCTGGTTGTACTGGCTCTGGCATGTTCTGCTTTTCTTCCGTTCCTTTTGTATCGGAAACCTCAAATTTCTAATTAA